The Alosa sapidissima isolate fAloSap1 chromosome 6, fAloSap1.pri, whole genome shotgun sequence genome window below encodes:
- the LOC121711159 gene encoding kinesin-like protein KIF13B isoform X4, translating into MDESLNDSNVKVAVRLRPMNRREKDLKTKCVVEMEGNQTILHPAMGNMGKGDTRSQPKAFAYDYCFWSMDEADTTKFAGQDVVFQCLGESLLDNAFQGYNACIFAYGQTGSGKSYTMMGSADQPGLIPRLCSSLFERSALEQREGESFTVEVSFMEIYNEKVRDLLDPKGSRQALRVREHNVLGPYVDGLSRLAVASYKDIQSLMSEGNKSRTVAATNMNEESSRSHAVFNIILTHTLKDLQSGTSGEKVSKLSLVDLAGSERAAKTGAAGERLKEGSNINKSLTTLGLVISALADQGAGKNKFVPYRDSVLTWLLKDSLGGNSRTAMVATVSPAADNYEETLSTLRYADRAKSIVNHAVVNEDPNARIIRELREEVEKLRDQLTEAESMKAPELKERLEESEKLIQEMTVTWEDKLRKTEAIAQERQKQLESLGISLQSSGIRVMEDKCFLVNLNADPALNELLVYYLKDHTRVGSANSQDIQLCGMAIQAEHCVINITHDAGVVLSPHKNARTCVNGAPITVPVQLHHGDRILWGNNHFFRINMPKLLSRGTEEEEAGVMKAGLSTEALEVDVDTVSQGSSDISFNYEYAQTEVMMKALGNNDPMQAVLQTLERRHEEEKRSALERQRQMYEQELQQLRRRLTPEKQPTQTTQPPHHRSTERLSLSGPSASVLSPGAQSRLRQWSEEREAVMTRSLRKLREQIVRANLLVQEASFIAEELNKRTEYRVTLQIPAANLNANRKRDAVLSEPAVQVRRKGKGKQIWAMEKMENRLVDMRELYQEWKDFDEDNPVMRSYFKRADPFFEEQENHSLIGVANVFLSCLFFDVKLQYAVPIINQKGEVAGRLHVEVERVSGDLDESEVGSEESDRGLTGEGQERQLVCTVRVVQATGLPQHLSNFVFCQYHFWEQEEPVFIAPEVDPSTPHTPSSKEPQCLVVFDSSKELEVAVTDDFVEFLSEGAVAIEVYGHKLAHPRRNLALWDLGVIQAKTRSLRERWSEVLRRLELWVQVLELNEGGEFTPVEVVPAKDVRTGGIFQLRQGQSRRIQVEVRSVQESGTLPLIAETIMSVAVGNVVVRQTRPSKGSESQKGEELDSYQEADLERLRGQWLAALTQRQEYLDQHLQKLVGKPDKSEDDVEREAQLLEWRLTLTEERNAVLVPSAGSGIPGAPAEWSPPPGMETHIPVLFLDLSADDFYDHLTPSLAGGLDACLSEEDEDEFFDLQIVKHHDVEVKAAASWDPTVHECVELSRGGGAGQRVYLTVRVAVLLSHPAQMQLVLRKRICVSLTGRQGFAQSFLKKMSQRSTIPGCGVTFEIVSNVPGDSQGPEDRDMLVRMAASADNPQSSDSEAAIEKYLRSVLAVENILTLDRLRQEVAVKEHLAAKGKIRRRCLSSPSVNRLSGSRQDLSSFNHDPHIIKNPWESQQDVSALPPPQLKSPTPPNTSLHSSPGTDPGLSGMAAFYLSPVKALVPPVPKMLKSLFPRRDEKKDLRPASLSQQNVPRIIVQSASLDENLGTVKIVPQTPEEEQIPEDPSEPPHEAPSVPVSSPPQMDDAAFSSLDMEPSVSEAAVTDISMTTLFGTFPQVKAEASAAEDQSESLEALPPPPSGLEPEEPTPSPVSDVSSGYMSTSISVGTLSEAPISTSGSKSSVADAVWSESFATPTNQDDLEMGTPLSPPIKTADDDTDKDEVEEPQVGHGDKDEQQESFPASEDQTKTIPPQSSTTQEEPTDVPPVPSPPPSEAETDVTSSLASQEESHTTNLDPSPEEEPPSSLVPAPAETQPSPSSPPSSPPEVPHSGTLQPDPPTVPDTSLEVAQEPSPPTSPAQPQPPALSKDTPTATDSQSPQNAEAGISPSPSQASSLTQQSEASTQPPSTTKQAPTKAAAIGNPFKIQKIKTSDIKSFKGIVDKSGDQGESGSLLDISDPLERLEIISDTEEGTEEKEGPECPLPDWLKEDVYVTVGTNKHGTVRYVGPTEFAEGTWVGVELDVPAGKNDGSVNGRQYFQCNPGYGVLVRPDRVARAEGTAKRKRKKRHSTNLSTSTINLSGSSNNLSQSTANLSISSTNLSGSSTRLSASNTNLAALTAMAKREGAGGARRGENRKSWNS; encoded by the exons ATGGACGAAAGTTTGAATGACTCAAATGTAAAGGTTGCTGTACGGCTCCGACCAATGAACAGGAGAG AAAAGGACCTGAAGACAAAATGTGTTGTGGAAATGGAAGGCAACCAGACCATCCTCCACCCCGCCATGGGGAACATGGGAAAAGGGGACACTAG GAGTCAGCCAAAG GCTTTTGCGTATGACTACTGTTTTTGGTCGATGGACGAAGCAGACACAACAAAGTTTGCAG gtcaAGATGTAGTGTTTCAGTGTCTCGGGGAAAGTCTTCTGGATAATGCTTTCCAGGGCTACAATGCCTGCATCTTTGCCTATGGACAAACAG GCTCGGGGAAGTCCTACACCATGATGGGCTCTGCTGACCAGCCGGGCCTGATCCCCCGCCTGTGCAGCTCTCTGTTTGAGCGTTCGGCCCTGGAGCAGCGGGAAGGGGAGAGCTTCACGGTAGAGGTGTCCTTCATGGAAATCTACAACGAGAAGGTCCGCGACCTGCTGGACCccaaagg GAGCCGCCAGGCACTGAGGGTGAGGGAGCACAACGTCCTGGGGCCTTACGTGGACGGCCTCTCTCGACTGGCCGTCGCCAGCTACAAG GACATTCAGTCTCTGATGTCGGAGGGCAACAAGTCTCGTACGGTAGCCGCCACCAACATGAACGAGGAGAGTAGCCGCTCCCACGCCGTCTTCAAcatcatcctcacacacactctcaaggaCCTTCAGTCTGGG ACGAGTGGGGAGAAGGTCAGTAAACTGAGCCTGGTGGACCTGGCAGGAAGTGAGCGCGCAGCTAAAACAGGGGCCGCCGGAGAGCGACTCAAAGAGGGGAGCAACATCAACAA GTCTCTGACCACACTTGGCCTGGTGATCTCAGCGCTGGCTGACCAGGGCGCTGGGAAGAACAAGTTTGTTCCCTACAGAGACTCCGTGCTCACCTGGCTGCTGAAG GACAGCCTGGGCGGCAACAGTCGCACGGCAATGGTCGCCACGGTGAGCCCCGCAGCAGACAACTACGAGGAGACGCTGTCCACCCTTCGCTACGCTGACCGCGCTAAGAGCATCGTCAACCACGCTGTGGTGAACGAGGACCCCAACGCCCGCATCATCAGAGAGCTccgagaggaggtggagaagctGAGAGACCAGCTGACAGAGGCTGAG tctatgAAGGCTCCAGAACTGAAGGAGAGGTTAGAGGAATCTGAGAAGCTGATTCAGGAGATGACCGTCACCTGGGAGGATAAGCTCAGAAAGACTGAAGCAATTGCACAG GAAAGGCAGAAGCAGTTGGAGAGTCTGGGCATCTCTCTCCAGTCCTCCGGTATCAGAGTGATGGAGGACAAGTGCTTCCTGGTCAACCTGAATGCTGACCCTGCCCTCAATGAGCTGCTGGTCTACTACTTGAAG gatcacACTCGTGTGGGCTCGGCTAACTCCCAGGACATCCAGTTGTGTGGAATGGCCATCCAGGCGGAGCACTGTGTCATCAACATCACCCACGACGCTGGAGTGGTGCTCAGTCCGCACAAGAACGCACG CACCTGTGTCAATGGGGCTCCTATCACTGTCCCGGTCCAGCTTCACCATGGAGACCGCATACTCTGGGGCAACAACCACTTCTTCAG GATCAATATGCCCAAGCTGCTGTCCCGTGgcactgaggaggaggaggctggagTGATGAAGGCCGGACTGAGCACGGAGGCACTGGAGGTGGACGTGGACACGGTCAGCCAGGGCTCCAGTGACATCAGCTTCAACTACGAGTATGCCCAGACCGAGGTCATGATGAAGGCTCTGGGGAACAATG ACCCCATGCAGGCGGTGCTGCAGACTCTGGAGCGGCGTCACGAGGAGGAGAAGCGCTCGGCTCTGGAGCGCCAGCGGCAGATGTACGAGCAGGAGCTGCAGCAGCTGCGCAGGCGCCTGACCCCCGAGAAGCAGCCGACGCAGACGACACAGCCGCCACACCACCGCAGCACCGAGCGCCTCAGCCTGAGCGGACCGTCTGCGTCTGTGCTGTCTCCAGGTGCACAGAGCCGCCTGAGGCAGTGGAGTGAAGAAAg AGAGGCAGTGATGACGCGCAGCCTGCGGAAGCTGAGGGAGCAGATAGTTCGGGCTAACCTGCTGGTCCAGGAGGCCAGTTTCATCGCTGAGGAGCTCAACAAGAGGACAGAGTACAGAGTGACCCTACAGATCCCCGCAGCTAACCTCAATGCAAACAGGAAG cGTGACGCGGTGTTGAGTGAGCCGGCCGTGCAGGTGCGGAGGAAGGGCAAGGGCAAGCAGATCTGGGCCATGGAGAAGATGGAGAACCGCCTGGTGGACATGAGGGAGCTCTACCAGGAGTGGAAGGACTTTGATGAGGACAAccct GTGATGCGTAGCTACTTTAAGCGGGCCGACCCCTTTTTTGAGGAGCAGGAGAACCACAGCCTGATTGGTGTAGCCaacgtcttcctctcctgccttTTCTTCGACGTCAAGCTGCAGTATGCAGTACCCATCATCAACCAGAAGGGGGAG gtggcgGGACGCCTGCATGTGGAGGTGGAGCGCGTGAGCGGGGATCTGGACGAGAGTGAGGTCGGCTCGGAGGAGTCCGACAGAGGCCTCACGGGGGAGGGCCAGGAGAGACAGCTGGTCTGCACG GTAAGGGTCGTGCAGGCCACCGGGCTGCCCCAGCACCTGTCCAACTTTGTGTTCTGCCAGTACCACTTCTGGGAGCAGGAGGAGCCTGTGTTCATCGCCCCTGAGGTGGACCcgtccaccccccacacacccagcAGCAAGGAGCCCCAGTGCCTGGTGGTGTTCGATAGCAGCAAG GAGCTTGAGGTGGCGGTGACAGATGACTTTGTGGAGTTTCTGTCGGAGGGGGCGGTGGCCATCGAGGTGTACGGCCACAAGCTGGCCCACCCCCGCAGGAACCTGGCACTTTGGGACCTGGGGGTCATCCAGGCCAAGACTCGCTCACTACgggagag atggagCGAGGTGTTGCGCAGGCTGGAACTGTGGGTGCAGGTGCTGGAGCTGAACGAGGGGGGCGAGTTCACCCCTGTGGAGGTGGTGCCCGCCAAGGACGTGCGCACTGGGGGCATCTTCCAGCTCCGACAG GGTCAGTCGCGGCGTATTCAGGTGGAGGTGCGCTCCGTGCAGGAGTCTGGAACACTGCCTCTCATCGCCGAGACCATCATGTCCGTTGCCGTGGGCAACGTTGTGGTCCGTCAGACCCGCCCTTCCAAAGGCAGCGAATCACAG AAAGGAGAAGAGCTGGACAGTTACCAG gaggcGGACCTGGAGCGCCTAAGGGGTCAGTGGCTGGCTGCTCTGACCCAGAGGCAGGAATATCTGGACCAGCACCTGCAGAAGCTGGTGGGCAAACCAG ATAAGTCGGAAGATGATGTGGAGCGGGAGGCTCAGCTGCTGGAGTGGCGTCTGACGCTGACTGAGGAGCGGAACGCTGTATTAGTGCCATCAGCTGGCAGTGGCATCCCTGGGGCTCCCGccgagtg GAGCCCTCCTCCTGGAATGGAGACCCATATCCCCGTCCTCTTCCTGGATCTGAGTG CGGATGACTTCTACGACCACCTGACTCCGTCTCTGGCTGGAGGCCTGGATGCCTGTCTGAGCGAGGAAGACGAGGATGAGTTCTTCGATCTTCAGATCGTTAAGCACCATGACGTAGAG GTGAAGGCGGCGGCCTCGTGGGACCCGACGGTGCACGAGTGCGTGGAGCTAAGCCGCGGGGGCGGTGCGGGCCAGAGGGTGTACCTGACGGTGCGCGTAGCCGTTCTGCTGAGTCATCCGGCCCAGATGCAGCTGGTGCTGCGCAAACGCATCTGCGTCAGCCTCACTGGAcgacag GGTTTTGCTCAAAGCTTCCTGAAGAAGATGTCCCAGCGTAGCACCATTCCAGGATGTGGTGTCACCTTTGAGATTGTCTCCAATGTACCAGGG gACTCCCAGGGTCCAGAGGACAGGGACATGCTGGTGCGTATGGCCGCCAGCGCTGACAACCCCCAGTCCTCGGACAGCGAGGCGGCCATCGAGAAGTACCTGCGTAGCGTGCTGGCCGTGGAGAACATCCTCACCCTGGACCGCCTCAGACAG GAAGTTGCCGTGAAGGAGCACTTGGCTGCCAAAGGGAAAATCCGAAGGCGCTGTCTCAGTTCTCCCAGTGTTAACAGG ctctcaGGGAGTCGCCAGGATCTCTCCTCCTTCAACCATGACCCACACATCATCAAA AATCCCTGGGAGAGCCAGCAGGACGTGTCTGCACTCCCGCCCCCTCAACTCAAGAGCCCCACGCCCCCAAACACAAGCCTGCATAGCAGCCCGGGCACTGACCCAG GTCTCTCAGGCATGGCTGCCTTTTATCTCTCCCCAGTCAAAGCCCTGGTCCCCCCCGTGCCCAAGATGCTCAAGTCCCTGTTCCCCCGCCGAGACGAGAAGAAAGACCTGCGCCCCGCCTCGCTCTCCCAGCAG AATGTTCCTCGCATTATAGTACAGTCTGCGAGCCTTGATGAGAACCTTGGGACTGTAAAAATA GTCCCCCAGACTCCGGAAGAGGAGCAGATCCCAGAGGATCCCTCGGAACCTCCACATGAAGCCCCCAGCGTTCCAGTCTCCTCCCCTCCACAGATGGATGATGCCGCCTTCAGCTCACTCGACATGGAGCCGAGCGTCTCAGAGGCAGCTGTCACTGACATCTCCATGACAACG CTTTTCGGAACATTTCCTCAGGTCAAAGCAGAGGCCTCAGCAGCAGAAGACCAATCAGAATCTCTGGAGGCCCTTCCCCCGCCACCATCTGGCCTGGAGCCGGAGGAACCCACCCCCAGCCCTGTGAGTGACGTGTCTAGTGGCTACATGTCCACAAGCATCTCCGTGGGAACCCTGTCTGAAGCACCCATTTCAACCTCTGGCTCAAAGTCCAGCGTAGCAGACGCAGTATGGTCCGAGAGCTTTGCCACGCCAACCAATCAGGATGACCTAGAGATGGgcactcctctctcccctccaatCAAAACTGCTGACGATGATACTGACAAAGATGAGGTTGAAGAGCCTCAGGTTGGCCATGGTGACAAAGATGAGCAGCAAGAGTCATTCCCAGCTTCAGAGGACCAGACCAAAACAATCCCACCGCAGAGTTCTACCACACAGGAGGAACCCACTGATGTTCCCCCagttccctctcctcctccttctgaaGCTGAGACTGATGTAACATCCTCTTTAGCGTCTCAAGAGGAATCCCACACCACTAACCTGGATCCTTCCCCCGAAGAAGAGCCCCCCTCCAGCCTTGTTCCTGCCCCAGCAGAAACTCAGCCCTCCCCCAGCTCcccaccctcctctccccccgaGGTGCCCCACTCTGGTACCCTCCAGCCAGATCCTCCCACAGTCCCTGACACTTCCTTAGAAGTGGCACAGGAACCTAGTCCTCCAACATCTCCAGCACAACCACAGCCCCCAGCCCTTTCCAAAGATACACCTACTGCAACTGACTCCCAAAGCCCTCAAAATGCAGAAGCAGGCATCTCTCCAAGCCCCTCGCAAGCTTCCTCTTTGACCCAGCAATCGGAGGCATCAACACAGCCTCCGTCCACCACCAAGCAGGCTCCAACCAAAGCTGCGGCCATTGGTAACCCTTTCAAAATCCAGAAGATCAAGACCTCGGACATTAAGTCCTTCAAGGGCATCGTAGACAAGTCCGGAGATCAGGGAGAGAGTGGCAGTCTGCTGGACATCTCAGATCCCCTGGAGAGGCTGGAGATCATCTCGGACACGGAGGAAGGCACTGAGGAAAAGGAAGGACCAGAGTGCCCCTTGCCAGACTGGTTGAAGGAAGATGTGTATGTAACCGTGGGCACCAATAAGCATGGCACTGTGCGCTATGTAGGACCGACGGAGTTTGCTGAGGGCACCTGGGTCGGTGTGGAGCTGGATGTTCCAGCAG GGAAGAATGACGGCTCTGTGAATGGTCGACAATACTTCCAGTGCAACCCCGGCTACGGTGTGCTGGTGCGCCCAGACAGGGTCGCCCGGGCAGAGGGCACGGCGAAGCGGAAGAGGAAGAAGCGCCACAGCACCAACCTCTCGACATCCACCATCAACCTCTCAGGCTCCAGTAACAACTTGTCCCAGTCCACAGCCAACCTGTCCATCTCCAGCACCAATTTGTCGGGTTCCAGTACCAGGCTTTCTGCCTCCAACACCAACCTAGCAGCTCTCACTGCCATGGCAAAGAGGGAAGGGGCTGGTGGAGCCCGTCGGGGTGAGAACAGAAAATCCTGGAACAGCTAA